AGAATCATCATCCGGCTCTGGGAATTTGTCCCGTAACCAGCCCATCTCGATCCGACCTCCGTTAATATTATCCAGAATAGCACCCAAAAGCTCATAGCATACCTCTCCCCAATCAGCAGAATGAACGGACCCAGTGACTGCGTCCCCGTCCACCGACAATCCCAATTGCAAATGCACGTCTTCCAAAGTGATAGTAAACTCTCCATATGGAAGATGGAATGTGTgcgtctcgggtctccacctctctatcaaCGCACTAATGAGTTTCGGATCCAACTTGCACCCCCGGCCTATCGTAGCCACTTGCCAAAAACCCGCTTCCCGCAGATAATTCTCTATCAATGGTGATGGAGGACCAGCCATATTACGGATATAGTATTGCAATATCCGATCTACAGACTTTTATaagaaataataaaacaaaaattatttaaaattgcataaatgaaaaaaaatcttaaataatatttaaaaattaaatttaacacttaccattttcatttgtttgacgaatatgtgtttatcatcgagacgaattaattctccggccattgctaacacgatcaaatttttttgatttaaaaaaataaattcagaaaaaataaaattataacttt
This portion of the Gossypium arboreum isolate Shixiya-1 unplaced genomic scaffold, ASM2569848v2 Contig00178, whole genome shotgun sequence genome encodes:
- the LOC108455333 gene encoding serine/threonine-protein phosphatase 7 long form homolog, producing the protein MAGPPSPLIENYLREAGFWQVATIGRGCKLDPKLISALIERWRPETHTFHLPYGEFTITLEDVHLQLGLSVDGDAVTGSVHSADWGEVCYELLGAILDNINGGRIEMGWLRDKFPEPDDDSIELERIRYAPAYIFEIIGDYLMPDLSRNLVHLRWLLKLVDFRAAGEFSWGSAMLATLYREMCGATRPNKAKI